A section of the Ictalurus punctatus breed USDA103 chromosome 8, Coco_2.0, whole genome shotgun sequence genome encodes:
- the jakmip1 gene encoding janus kinase and microtubule-interacting protein 1 isoform X1 gives MSASTPNSAPPPKKSRGKQETESVQAANEELKAKLSDVQNELQQERAKVCKLRERLQELRAQREAEQHRHAVAQTELRVKLREEKQREVAAVRDSLSRQHEAELARAARLRHSELGRLQGLVNVLRSGNGAAELREEAREEARRTYEAERLKLTQELQEAKAARRQAEEALTNAVQADKSKAADLRAAHQAHQEEIQRIKRDSEKEVRRLMEELRGRDRVVQTLEKELGVQAGQTQRLLLQKVEAERNHGSPKREVAPALGENTDGVINQEVDERDTRRFQLKIAELQAVIRKLEDRNTLLSDERTELLKRVRETDGQMKPLLEKNRRMSKKNEELLQTLQRMEDKLKSLSRENAELKDKTILDSHQAVLKRTSSLTDLSHAHEEQEVEFLRLQVSEQRNVIEELTQERDRLVFNKKNKRKNIKLPKRHVVETYFGFDEESIDSETSSLTSYNTDHTPATPEEELEEAFSREEAELRFRQLTREYQALQRAYALLQETTGPLDPERHCRTREQLQAELNACQARNADLERSLAEKGQDSKWVEEKQNLVRVNQELREKIDLLEQSELRLRSEVRDTQDQNELLEFRILELEERERRSPAYNLHISATENSSSLQLHCQREGIKVHTPTFSCIHMQDVIIPELMKKLDILGDNGNLRNEEQVTVIQASTVLSRCEKWLKQIDSTEAALTQKMIDLENEKELFSKQKGFLEEELDYRKQALDHAHLRVQELEATLYAVLQQDPNGRLGESLSERQRAELAESMEAVRRQILRQSRHADTLILQQRMELLQSAQQRIRELEDKIDMQRRQIKEIEEKVCMTAATYDLYSDLSRTEDGYTVMTCGICVRCTKTYFSFLSRLSCSNPFMFIMIYSFYSCSCFSL, from the exons ATGTCTGCGAGTACACCTAATTCAGCCCCGCCCCCTAAAAAGAGCCGGGGGAAGCAGGAGACGGAGTCTGTCCAGGCAGCCAATGAGGAGCTCAAGGCCAAACTAAGCGATGTACAAAATGAGCTGCAGCAGGAGAGAGCGAAG GTGTGTAAGCTGCGCGAGCGGCTGCAGGAGCTGCGGGCGCAGCGGGAGGCCGAGCAGCACAGGCATGCAGTCGCACAGACCGAGCTGCGGGTGAAGCTACGAGAAGAGAAGCAGCGGGAGGTCGCAGCTGTGCGTGACTCTCTGAGCCGGCAGCATGAGGCTGAGTTAGCCCGTGCTGCCCGCTTGCGCCACTCTGAGCTCGGGCGCCTGCAGGGCCTGGTGAATGTACTGCGCAGTGGCAACGGTGCCGCCGAGTTGAGGGAGGAGGCGCGCGAGGAGGCACGCAGGACCTATGAGGCCGAGAGACTGAAATTGACACAGGAGCTGCAAGAGGCCAAGGCAGCACGCAGACAGGCAGAGGAAGCGCTGACCAACGCCGTGCAGGCTGATAAATCCAAAGCAGCTGATCTCAGAGCAGCACATCAGGCCCATCAGGAGGAGATCCAGAGGATCAAACGGGACAGCGAGAAGGAAGTCCGCAGACTG atggAGGAGTTGCGGGGGAGGGACCGTGTAGTACAAACTTTGGAAAAGGAGCTGGGTGTGCAAGCGGGTCAGACCCAACGCCTACTGCTGCAGAAAGTGGAGGCCGAGCGGAACCATGGCAGCCCCAAGAGAGAGGTGGCTCCTGCCCTCGGAGAGAACACAGACGGCGTCATTAAccag gaagtaGATGAGCGGGATACTCGCAGATTCCAGCTTAAGATCGCTGAGCTGCAGGCTGTCATTCGGAAACTGGAGGACCGAAACACACTGCTGTCAGATGAGAGGACTGAACTG tTAAAGCGTGTGCGGGAGACAGATGGACAAATGAAGCCACTTTTAGAGAAGAACAGACGGATGAGTAAAAAGAACGAAGAGCTCTTGCAGACCCTGCAGCGCATGGAGGACAAACTGAAATCCCTCAGCCGTGAGAACGCTGAATTA AAGGACAAGACAATCTTGGACTCCCATCAAGCAGTGCTGAAGAGGACCAGTTCTCTGACAGATCTAAGCCACGCCCACGAGGAGCAGGAGGTGGAGTTTCTACGGCTACAAGTCAGTGAACAGCGCAACGTCATCGAGGAGCTCACTCag GAGCGGGATAGACTGGTATTCAACAAAAAGAACAAGaggaaaaatatcaaattgcCAAAG agGCATGTTGTGGAGACATATTTTGGATTTGATGAGGAGTCTATAGATTCAGAAACGTCGTCCCTGACGTCGTACAACACAGATCATACCCCGGCGACCCCAGAGGAGGAGCTTGAGGAG GCCTTCTCCAGAGAGGAGGCGGAGCTTCGTTTTCGGCAGCTGACACGAGAATACCAGGCACTTCAGCGAGCGTATGCTCTCCTCCAGGAGACCACGGGCCCTCTTGACCCCGAGAGACACTGCAGG ACGCGGGAGCAGCTGCAGGCCGAGCTGAATGCCTGCCAGGCGAGGAACGCTGACTTGGAGAGGAGCCTGGCAGAGAAGGGGCAG GACTCAAAGTGGGTGGAGGAGAAGCAGAATCTCGTTAGGGTAAATCAGGAACTAAGAGAAAAG ataGACTTACTGGAGCAGTCCGAGCTGCGATTGCGCTCCGAGGTGAGGGACACACAAGACCAAAATGAGCTGCTGGAGTTCCGTATACTCGAACTGGAA GAGAGGGAGCGGCGTTCTCCTGCCTATAACTTGCACATCTCTGCCACggaaaacagcagcagcctGCAGCTCCACTGCCAGCGGGAGGGTATCAAGGTGCACACACCTACATTCAGCTGCATTCACATGCAG GACGTCATTATTCCTGAACTCATGAAAAAGCTGGACATCCTGGGTGACAATGGG AACTTACGGAACGAGGAGCAGGTCACCGTGATCCAGGCGAGCACAGTGCTGTCTCGCTGTGAGAAG TGGTTGAAACAGATAGACAGCACCGAAGCAGCACTCACGCAGAAGATGATTGATCTCGAGAACGAAAAG GAGCTGTTTAGTAAGCAGAAAGGCTTCCTGGAAGAGGAGTTAGACTACAGGAAACAGGCCTTAGACCACGCCCATCTG AGAGTGCAGGAGCTGGAGGCCACGCTGTATGCCGTGCTGCAGCAGGATCCAAACGGCCGGTTGGGTGAGAGTTTGAGCGAGAGGCAGAGGGCGGAGCTAGCGGAGTCGATGGAGGCGGTGCGACGGCAGATCCTCAGACAGAGCCGTCATGCTGACACGCTGATCCTACAGCAGCGCATGGAGCTCCTCCAGTCTGcacaacag AGGATCAGAGAGTTGGAGGACAAGATCGATATGCAGAGACGACAAATCAAAGAGATCGAAGAGAAGGTGTGTATGACTGCAGCCACGTACGACCTGTATTCAGATCTTTCTCGCACTGAGGACGGATATACTGTGATGACGTGCGGAATTTGTGTAAGATGTACTAAAACGTacttctcctttctctcccGTCTCTCCTGTTCAAATCCCTTTATGTTTATTATGATTTACAGTTTTTATTCCTgttcctgtttttctctctaG
- the jakmip1 gene encoding janus kinase and microtubule-interacting protein 1 isoform X2, whose product MSASTPNSAPPPKKSRGKQETESVQAANEELKAKLSDVQNELQQERAKVCKLRERLQELRAQREAEQHRHAVAQTELRVKLREEKQREVAAVRDSLSRQHEAELARAARLRHSELGRLQGLVNVLRSGNGAAELREEAREEARRTYEAERLKLTQELQEAKAARRQAEEALTNAVQADKSKAADLRAAHQAHQEEIQRIKRDSEKEVRRLMEELRGRDRVVQTLEKELGVQAGQTQRLLLQKVEAERNHGSPKREVAPALGENTDGVINQEVDERDTRRFQLKIAELQAVIRKLEDRNTLLSDERTELLKRVRETDGQMKPLLEKNRRMSKKNEELLQTLQRMEDKLKSLSRENAELKDKTILDSHQAVLKRTSSLTDLSHAHEEQEVEFLRLQVSEQRNVIEELTQERDRLVFNKKNKRKNIKLPKRHVVETYFGFDEESIDSETSSLTSYNTDHTPATPEEELEEAFSREEAELRFRQLTREYQALQRAYALLQETTGPLDPERHCRTREQLQAELNACQARNADLERSLAEKGQDSKWVEEKQNLVRVNQELREKIDLLEQSELRLRSEVRDTQDQNELLEFRILELEERERRSPAYNLHISATENSSSLQLHCQREGIKDVIIPELMKKLDILGDNGNLRNEEQVTVIQASTVLSRCEKWLKQIDSTEAALTQKMIDLENEKELFSKQKGFLEEELDYRKQALDHAHLRVQELEATLYAVLQQDPNGRLGESLSERQRAELAESMEAVRRQILRQSRHADTLILQQRMELLQSAQQRIRELEDKIDMQRRQIKEIEEKVCMTAATYDLYSDLSRTEDGYTVMTCGICVRCTKTYFSFLSRLSCSNPFMFIMIYSFYSCSCFSL is encoded by the exons ATGTCTGCGAGTACACCTAATTCAGCCCCGCCCCCTAAAAAGAGCCGGGGGAAGCAGGAGACGGAGTCTGTCCAGGCAGCCAATGAGGAGCTCAAGGCCAAACTAAGCGATGTACAAAATGAGCTGCAGCAGGAGAGAGCGAAG GTGTGTAAGCTGCGCGAGCGGCTGCAGGAGCTGCGGGCGCAGCGGGAGGCCGAGCAGCACAGGCATGCAGTCGCACAGACCGAGCTGCGGGTGAAGCTACGAGAAGAGAAGCAGCGGGAGGTCGCAGCTGTGCGTGACTCTCTGAGCCGGCAGCATGAGGCTGAGTTAGCCCGTGCTGCCCGCTTGCGCCACTCTGAGCTCGGGCGCCTGCAGGGCCTGGTGAATGTACTGCGCAGTGGCAACGGTGCCGCCGAGTTGAGGGAGGAGGCGCGCGAGGAGGCACGCAGGACCTATGAGGCCGAGAGACTGAAATTGACACAGGAGCTGCAAGAGGCCAAGGCAGCACGCAGACAGGCAGAGGAAGCGCTGACCAACGCCGTGCAGGCTGATAAATCCAAAGCAGCTGATCTCAGAGCAGCACATCAGGCCCATCAGGAGGAGATCCAGAGGATCAAACGGGACAGCGAGAAGGAAGTCCGCAGACTG atggAGGAGTTGCGGGGGAGGGACCGTGTAGTACAAACTTTGGAAAAGGAGCTGGGTGTGCAAGCGGGTCAGACCCAACGCCTACTGCTGCAGAAAGTGGAGGCCGAGCGGAACCATGGCAGCCCCAAGAGAGAGGTGGCTCCTGCCCTCGGAGAGAACACAGACGGCGTCATTAAccag gaagtaGATGAGCGGGATACTCGCAGATTCCAGCTTAAGATCGCTGAGCTGCAGGCTGTCATTCGGAAACTGGAGGACCGAAACACACTGCTGTCAGATGAGAGGACTGAACTG tTAAAGCGTGTGCGGGAGACAGATGGACAAATGAAGCCACTTTTAGAGAAGAACAGACGGATGAGTAAAAAGAACGAAGAGCTCTTGCAGACCCTGCAGCGCATGGAGGACAAACTGAAATCCCTCAGCCGTGAGAACGCTGAATTA AAGGACAAGACAATCTTGGACTCCCATCAAGCAGTGCTGAAGAGGACCAGTTCTCTGACAGATCTAAGCCACGCCCACGAGGAGCAGGAGGTGGAGTTTCTACGGCTACAAGTCAGTGAACAGCGCAACGTCATCGAGGAGCTCACTCag GAGCGGGATAGACTGGTATTCAACAAAAAGAACAAGaggaaaaatatcaaattgcCAAAG agGCATGTTGTGGAGACATATTTTGGATTTGATGAGGAGTCTATAGATTCAGAAACGTCGTCCCTGACGTCGTACAACACAGATCATACCCCGGCGACCCCAGAGGAGGAGCTTGAGGAG GCCTTCTCCAGAGAGGAGGCGGAGCTTCGTTTTCGGCAGCTGACACGAGAATACCAGGCACTTCAGCGAGCGTATGCTCTCCTCCAGGAGACCACGGGCCCTCTTGACCCCGAGAGACACTGCAGG ACGCGGGAGCAGCTGCAGGCCGAGCTGAATGCCTGCCAGGCGAGGAACGCTGACTTGGAGAGGAGCCTGGCAGAGAAGGGGCAG GACTCAAAGTGGGTGGAGGAGAAGCAGAATCTCGTTAGGGTAAATCAGGAACTAAGAGAAAAG ataGACTTACTGGAGCAGTCCGAGCTGCGATTGCGCTCCGAGGTGAGGGACACACAAGACCAAAATGAGCTGCTGGAGTTCCGTATACTCGAACTGGAA GAGAGGGAGCGGCGTTCTCCTGCCTATAACTTGCACATCTCTGCCACggaaaacagcagcagcctGCAGCTCCACTGCCAGCGGGAGGGTATCAAG GACGTCATTATTCCTGAACTCATGAAAAAGCTGGACATCCTGGGTGACAATGGG AACTTACGGAACGAGGAGCAGGTCACCGTGATCCAGGCGAGCACAGTGCTGTCTCGCTGTGAGAAG TGGTTGAAACAGATAGACAGCACCGAAGCAGCACTCACGCAGAAGATGATTGATCTCGAGAACGAAAAG GAGCTGTTTAGTAAGCAGAAAGGCTTCCTGGAAGAGGAGTTAGACTACAGGAAACAGGCCTTAGACCACGCCCATCTG AGAGTGCAGGAGCTGGAGGCCACGCTGTATGCCGTGCTGCAGCAGGATCCAAACGGCCGGTTGGGTGAGAGTTTGAGCGAGAGGCAGAGGGCGGAGCTAGCGGAGTCGATGGAGGCGGTGCGACGGCAGATCCTCAGACAGAGCCGTCATGCTGACACGCTGATCCTACAGCAGCGCATGGAGCTCCTCCAGTCTGcacaacag AGGATCAGAGAGTTGGAGGACAAGATCGATATGCAGAGACGACAAATCAAAGAGATCGAAGAGAAGGTGTGTATGACTGCAGCCACGTACGACCTGTATTCAGATCTTTCTCGCACTGAGGACGGATATACTGTGATGACGTGCGGAATTTGTGTAAGATGTACTAAAACGTacttctcctttctctcccGTCTCTCCTGTTCAAATCCCTTTATGTTTATTATGATTTACAGTTTTTATTCCTgttcctgtttttctctctaG
- the jakmip1 gene encoding janus kinase and microtubule-interacting protein 1 isoform X3 gives MSASTPNSAPPPKKSRGKQETESVQAANEELKAKLSDVQNELQQERAKVCKLRERLQELRAQREAEQHRHAVAQTELRVKLREEKQREVAAVRDSLSRQHEAELARAARLRHSELGRLQGLVNVLRSGNGAAELREEAREEARRTYEAERLKLTQELQEAKAARRQAEEALTNAVQADKSKAADLRAAHQAHQEEIQRIKRDSEKEVRRLMEELRGRDRVVQTLEKELGVQAGQTQRLLLQKVEAERNHGSPKREVAPALGENTDGVINQEVDERDTRRFQLKIAELQAVIRKLEDRNTLLSDERTELLKRVRETDGQMKPLLEKNRRMSKKNEELLQTLQRMEDKLKSLSRENAELKDKTILDSHQAVLKRTSSLTDLSHAHEEQEVEFLRLQVSEQRNVIEELTQERDRLVFNKKNKRKNIKLPKRHVVETYFGFDEESIDSETSSLTSYNTDHTPATPEEELEEAFSREEAELRFRQLTREYQALQRAYALLQETTGPLDPERHCRTREQLQAELNACQARNADLERSLAEKGQDSKWVEEKQNLVRVNQELREKIDLLEQSELRLRSEVRDTQDQNELLEFRILELEERERRSPAYNLHISATENSSSLQLHCQREGIKVHTPTFSCIHMQDVIIPELMKKLDILGDNGNLRNEEQVTVIQASTVLSRCEKWLKQIDSTEAALTQKMIDLENEKELFSKQKGFLEEELDYRKQALDHAHLRVQELEATLYAVLQQDPNGRLGESLSERQRAELAESMEAVRRQILRQSRHADTLILQQRMELLQSAQQRIRELEDKIDMQRRQIKEIEEKFLFLFLFFSLAFILWP, from the exons ATGTCTGCGAGTACACCTAATTCAGCCCCGCCCCCTAAAAAGAGCCGGGGGAAGCAGGAGACGGAGTCTGTCCAGGCAGCCAATGAGGAGCTCAAGGCCAAACTAAGCGATGTACAAAATGAGCTGCAGCAGGAGAGAGCGAAG GTGTGTAAGCTGCGCGAGCGGCTGCAGGAGCTGCGGGCGCAGCGGGAGGCCGAGCAGCACAGGCATGCAGTCGCACAGACCGAGCTGCGGGTGAAGCTACGAGAAGAGAAGCAGCGGGAGGTCGCAGCTGTGCGTGACTCTCTGAGCCGGCAGCATGAGGCTGAGTTAGCCCGTGCTGCCCGCTTGCGCCACTCTGAGCTCGGGCGCCTGCAGGGCCTGGTGAATGTACTGCGCAGTGGCAACGGTGCCGCCGAGTTGAGGGAGGAGGCGCGCGAGGAGGCACGCAGGACCTATGAGGCCGAGAGACTGAAATTGACACAGGAGCTGCAAGAGGCCAAGGCAGCACGCAGACAGGCAGAGGAAGCGCTGACCAACGCCGTGCAGGCTGATAAATCCAAAGCAGCTGATCTCAGAGCAGCACATCAGGCCCATCAGGAGGAGATCCAGAGGATCAAACGGGACAGCGAGAAGGAAGTCCGCAGACTG atggAGGAGTTGCGGGGGAGGGACCGTGTAGTACAAACTTTGGAAAAGGAGCTGGGTGTGCAAGCGGGTCAGACCCAACGCCTACTGCTGCAGAAAGTGGAGGCCGAGCGGAACCATGGCAGCCCCAAGAGAGAGGTGGCTCCTGCCCTCGGAGAGAACACAGACGGCGTCATTAAccag gaagtaGATGAGCGGGATACTCGCAGATTCCAGCTTAAGATCGCTGAGCTGCAGGCTGTCATTCGGAAACTGGAGGACCGAAACACACTGCTGTCAGATGAGAGGACTGAACTG tTAAAGCGTGTGCGGGAGACAGATGGACAAATGAAGCCACTTTTAGAGAAGAACAGACGGATGAGTAAAAAGAACGAAGAGCTCTTGCAGACCCTGCAGCGCATGGAGGACAAACTGAAATCCCTCAGCCGTGAGAACGCTGAATTA AAGGACAAGACAATCTTGGACTCCCATCAAGCAGTGCTGAAGAGGACCAGTTCTCTGACAGATCTAAGCCACGCCCACGAGGAGCAGGAGGTGGAGTTTCTACGGCTACAAGTCAGTGAACAGCGCAACGTCATCGAGGAGCTCACTCag GAGCGGGATAGACTGGTATTCAACAAAAAGAACAAGaggaaaaatatcaaattgcCAAAG agGCATGTTGTGGAGACATATTTTGGATTTGATGAGGAGTCTATAGATTCAGAAACGTCGTCCCTGACGTCGTACAACACAGATCATACCCCGGCGACCCCAGAGGAGGAGCTTGAGGAG GCCTTCTCCAGAGAGGAGGCGGAGCTTCGTTTTCGGCAGCTGACACGAGAATACCAGGCACTTCAGCGAGCGTATGCTCTCCTCCAGGAGACCACGGGCCCTCTTGACCCCGAGAGACACTGCAGG ACGCGGGAGCAGCTGCAGGCCGAGCTGAATGCCTGCCAGGCGAGGAACGCTGACTTGGAGAGGAGCCTGGCAGAGAAGGGGCAG GACTCAAAGTGGGTGGAGGAGAAGCAGAATCTCGTTAGGGTAAATCAGGAACTAAGAGAAAAG ataGACTTACTGGAGCAGTCCGAGCTGCGATTGCGCTCCGAGGTGAGGGACACACAAGACCAAAATGAGCTGCTGGAGTTCCGTATACTCGAACTGGAA GAGAGGGAGCGGCGTTCTCCTGCCTATAACTTGCACATCTCTGCCACggaaaacagcagcagcctGCAGCTCCACTGCCAGCGGGAGGGTATCAAGGTGCACACACCTACATTCAGCTGCATTCACATGCAG GACGTCATTATTCCTGAACTCATGAAAAAGCTGGACATCCTGGGTGACAATGGG AACTTACGGAACGAGGAGCAGGTCACCGTGATCCAGGCGAGCACAGTGCTGTCTCGCTGTGAGAAG TGGTTGAAACAGATAGACAGCACCGAAGCAGCACTCACGCAGAAGATGATTGATCTCGAGAACGAAAAG GAGCTGTTTAGTAAGCAGAAAGGCTTCCTGGAAGAGGAGTTAGACTACAGGAAACAGGCCTTAGACCACGCCCATCTG AGAGTGCAGGAGCTGGAGGCCACGCTGTATGCCGTGCTGCAGCAGGATCCAAACGGCCGGTTGGGTGAGAGTTTGAGCGAGAGGCAGAGGGCGGAGCTAGCGGAGTCGATGGAGGCGGTGCGACGGCAGATCCTCAGACAGAGCCGTCATGCTGACACGCTGATCCTACAGCAGCGCATGGAGCTCCTCCAGTCTGcacaacag AGGATCAGAGAGTTGGAGGACAAGATCGATATGCAGAGACGACAAATCAAAGAGATCGAAGAGAAG TTTTTATTCCTgttcctgtttttctctctaGCTTTTATTCTCTGGCcttaa
- the jakmip1 gene encoding janus kinase and microtubule-interacting protein 1 isoform X4 has protein sequence MSASTPNSAPPPKKSRGKQETESVQAANEELKAKLSDVQNELQQERAKVCKLRERLQELRAQREAEQHRHAVAQTELRVKLREEKQREVAAVRDSLSRQHEAELARAARLRHSELGRLQGLVNVLRSGNGAAELREEAREEARRTYEAERLKLTQELQEAKAARRQAEEALTNAVQADKSKAADLRAAHQAHQEEIQRIKRDSEKEVRRLMEELRGRDRVVQTLEKELGVQAGQTQRLLLQKVEAERNHGSPKREVAPALGENTDGVINQEVDERDTRRFQLKIAELQAVIRKLEDRNTLLSDERTELLKRVRETDGQMKPLLEKNRRMSKKNEELLQTLQRMEDKLKSLSRENAELKDKTILDSHQAVLKRTSSLTDLSHAHEEQEVEFLRLQVSEQRNVIEELTQERDRLVFNKKNKRKNIKLPKRHVVETYFGFDEESIDSETSSLTSYNTDHTPATPEEELEEAFSREEAELRFRQLTREYQALQRAYALLQETTGPLDPERHCRTREQLQAELNACQARNADLERSLAEKGQDSKWVEEKQNLVRVNQELREKIDLLEQSELRLRSEVRDTQDQNELLEFRILELEERERRSPAYNLHISATENSSSLQLHCQREGIKDVIIPELMKKLDILGDNGNLRNEEQVTVIQASTVLSRCEKWLKQIDSTEAALTQKMIDLENEKELFSKQKGFLEEELDYRKQALDHAHLRVQELEATLYAVLQQDPNGRLGESLSERQRAELAESMEAVRRQILRQSRHADTLILQQRMELLQSAQQRIRELEDKIDMQRRQIKEIEEKFLFLFLFFSLAFILWP, from the exons ATGTCTGCGAGTACACCTAATTCAGCCCCGCCCCCTAAAAAGAGCCGGGGGAAGCAGGAGACGGAGTCTGTCCAGGCAGCCAATGAGGAGCTCAAGGCCAAACTAAGCGATGTACAAAATGAGCTGCAGCAGGAGAGAGCGAAG GTGTGTAAGCTGCGCGAGCGGCTGCAGGAGCTGCGGGCGCAGCGGGAGGCCGAGCAGCACAGGCATGCAGTCGCACAGACCGAGCTGCGGGTGAAGCTACGAGAAGAGAAGCAGCGGGAGGTCGCAGCTGTGCGTGACTCTCTGAGCCGGCAGCATGAGGCTGAGTTAGCCCGTGCTGCCCGCTTGCGCCACTCTGAGCTCGGGCGCCTGCAGGGCCTGGTGAATGTACTGCGCAGTGGCAACGGTGCCGCCGAGTTGAGGGAGGAGGCGCGCGAGGAGGCACGCAGGACCTATGAGGCCGAGAGACTGAAATTGACACAGGAGCTGCAAGAGGCCAAGGCAGCACGCAGACAGGCAGAGGAAGCGCTGACCAACGCCGTGCAGGCTGATAAATCCAAAGCAGCTGATCTCAGAGCAGCACATCAGGCCCATCAGGAGGAGATCCAGAGGATCAAACGGGACAGCGAGAAGGAAGTCCGCAGACTG atggAGGAGTTGCGGGGGAGGGACCGTGTAGTACAAACTTTGGAAAAGGAGCTGGGTGTGCAAGCGGGTCAGACCCAACGCCTACTGCTGCAGAAAGTGGAGGCCGAGCGGAACCATGGCAGCCCCAAGAGAGAGGTGGCTCCTGCCCTCGGAGAGAACACAGACGGCGTCATTAAccag gaagtaGATGAGCGGGATACTCGCAGATTCCAGCTTAAGATCGCTGAGCTGCAGGCTGTCATTCGGAAACTGGAGGACCGAAACACACTGCTGTCAGATGAGAGGACTGAACTG tTAAAGCGTGTGCGGGAGACAGATGGACAAATGAAGCCACTTTTAGAGAAGAACAGACGGATGAGTAAAAAGAACGAAGAGCTCTTGCAGACCCTGCAGCGCATGGAGGACAAACTGAAATCCCTCAGCCGTGAGAACGCTGAATTA AAGGACAAGACAATCTTGGACTCCCATCAAGCAGTGCTGAAGAGGACCAGTTCTCTGACAGATCTAAGCCACGCCCACGAGGAGCAGGAGGTGGAGTTTCTACGGCTACAAGTCAGTGAACAGCGCAACGTCATCGAGGAGCTCACTCag GAGCGGGATAGACTGGTATTCAACAAAAAGAACAAGaggaaaaatatcaaattgcCAAAG agGCATGTTGTGGAGACATATTTTGGATTTGATGAGGAGTCTATAGATTCAGAAACGTCGTCCCTGACGTCGTACAACACAGATCATACCCCGGCGACCCCAGAGGAGGAGCTTGAGGAG GCCTTCTCCAGAGAGGAGGCGGAGCTTCGTTTTCGGCAGCTGACACGAGAATACCAGGCACTTCAGCGAGCGTATGCTCTCCTCCAGGAGACCACGGGCCCTCTTGACCCCGAGAGACACTGCAGG ACGCGGGAGCAGCTGCAGGCCGAGCTGAATGCCTGCCAGGCGAGGAACGCTGACTTGGAGAGGAGCCTGGCAGAGAAGGGGCAG GACTCAAAGTGGGTGGAGGAGAAGCAGAATCTCGTTAGGGTAAATCAGGAACTAAGAGAAAAG ataGACTTACTGGAGCAGTCCGAGCTGCGATTGCGCTCCGAGGTGAGGGACACACAAGACCAAAATGAGCTGCTGGAGTTCCGTATACTCGAACTGGAA GAGAGGGAGCGGCGTTCTCCTGCCTATAACTTGCACATCTCTGCCACggaaaacagcagcagcctGCAGCTCCACTGCCAGCGGGAGGGTATCAAG GACGTCATTATTCCTGAACTCATGAAAAAGCTGGACATCCTGGGTGACAATGGG AACTTACGGAACGAGGAGCAGGTCACCGTGATCCAGGCGAGCACAGTGCTGTCTCGCTGTGAGAAG TGGTTGAAACAGATAGACAGCACCGAAGCAGCACTCACGCAGAAGATGATTGATCTCGAGAACGAAAAG GAGCTGTTTAGTAAGCAGAAAGGCTTCCTGGAAGAGGAGTTAGACTACAGGAAACAGGCCTTAGACCACGCCCATCTG AGAGTGCAGGAGCTGGAGGCCACGCTGTATGCCGTGCTGCAGCAGGATCCAAACGGCCGGTTGGGTGAGAGTTTGAGCGAGAGGCAGAGGGCGGAGCTAGCGGAGTCGATGGAGGCGGTGCGACGGCAGATCCTCAGACAGAGCCGTCATGCTGACACGCTGATCCTACAGCAGCGCATGGAGCTCCTCCAGTCTGcacaacag AGGATCAGAGAGTTGGAGGACAAGATCGATATGCAGAGACGACAAATCAAAGAGATCGAAGAGAAG TTTTTATTCCTgttcctgtttttctctctaGCTTTTATTCTCTGGCcttaa